The Gossypium raimondii isolate GPD5lz chromosome 2, ASM2569854v1, whole genome shotgun sequence genome segment TcagctttatatatatatatatgtacttgACTGATTAACTGTACAGATTTATGGAAGTTTAAAAATCGTTGATGAGTTCAACTTCCAAACTCGGTAGCGTGAATGAGTCGACTCGGTTTACCAGCACTGATCGGTCTCCCAACTGCTCCCTCTATATCCTGAAACCCTAGAAACCGAAGTCAACGGCCGTTGGTTTCTCCATACAAGCTTACTATCGTATACGGCTCGTTTTTGTGGATCCGATAAGGTACTGTACGCCGCGTGGATCTTCATGAACTCGTCCGCCGACGAATCTTTCCGATCGATTGCCGCCACGTCTGGATGGCAAACTCTAGCCAATCGGCGGTACGCCGATTTGATTTCCTCGTTCGAAGCACCGACGGGAATCCCTAGAACTTCGTACAACGACGTGCACGTCGCCATTCCTTGACGGCTTAGGTAACCGTTCGTCGATCCTTTCTGTTGTTGCGAAGTGTAAGTAGCGGCGGAGCGAGGTGGCCGGAATTTGGAGCGGGAAGTAGACGGCGGAGAAATCGGAGAAACGGAAAGAGAGGTTGAGATATAAAGAGAAGAGAGCATCGTATGATTCGGTTATCAGAGTTGCTATGTTTCGAGAAACAATTGGAGCGCAAGGGATATAAATAATGACAAAAGAGtgtttttccttaaaatttaaaaataaataattataaaataaaataaatttaaatttaaaacaaaatataataaatttattttaataggggcttttatagataaatttataagtttatcatgtattaatttataattttatcatttttaaggaattaaatagaaatttttccactttttagggattaaagtttaatttttactatattaatttataatttttctatttataaaaaatcgaattgaaattttttcatttgtgAGAGTTTCCTTGGGAGTAAAACCTATCTATAACAATTATACATCAACAAACCTAGAGCCTCGACTTTTGCCGAAGttgaagttttattttatttatcgaTTGAACATAGTTCAGATGACATTATTACTATTGTAATGGGTAAGAGAACGTAGGTTCGAACATATTTATGCATGTATTATTTTCAGATATAGGGGCTATGAGCAACAGTAGGAACTGTAAACAAAATGggtaaatatcaaaactatacataACTTTTATACAATCTGCAATgttatacataaactttgattttatcGATTTTATACATAgaatcttaatttaatttaatttttaaaaatcattaacaaTATTATTGAATCGACATCATTTTATGTTGGATATTACATACACAAGCAACAATATCAAtccaacataaaataaatatatatgcttattttctttaaatatatctgattgaatcaaaattaaaatatcatatgtACATATGAAcgaaaaaattatgtataattacatcaaaataaaaatattaaattccacattatgcataaatttaatatttacacataaaaaaattattttattttattattttattttatttttctacctTTTAACTAAGGTTATTTGGGTGACAGCGAATAAGTCCAATGCTTATCCGATTAGTGGTGGTCAAGTTTTGGCTATGAGTCAGCCACTGAACTCTGCCGTTTTCAATTTCTTCGTACTTAtcaagatttttcttttttccttatttgttttatgtaattaatatatatggaTAACAATTCAAAATAGAATTACTTTGGccaattgagtcttaatttgatTGCATGAACATTGTTGCTAATATAGGAAGAAGTGGGTTCGACTgcactgaagcgcattatcttcctatttaagggttagggaaaaaagaacagatataatcagaatctataatgagattgttcaaaaaaaataaaattgtttaagaATTTTCGATATTCGAGATACATATTAATAGAAgatttaaatataagtttttgtCATTATATCAAtggtttaatttatatatttcttattgATGTAGCTGTTTATATGAAGTAATAAGTATCaacttattaaatataattagattgttCGATACTCATGAagtagaattaaattattacaaaaaaaaaatcaagagtTGATTAGACCTGATCATAGGTTGGGCTATGGCCGATGTAAAATTGTAAGCCAGTTTTTTAGGTTCGAGCTTGACCTGGCTCGaaaaatgagcttaaaattCTATCCAAACCCAGCCCACCTGTATCAAgttttttaagattattttttatataaaaataaaattaaaaaatataattcatcaaatacactaaaaacattctcaaaaaattgaaaaactaaaatagttacaacttagcaagcaaatgcctctaaaataatagcaaaattaccaacaaaacaagagttatataatatccaaacaacagcaacaaaataatagcaatataatagcaaaataacaataaaaaaatagcaatGAAATGTTAGCAAAACAATTAATTCGGGTCAGGCTGGGCTCAGGTCAAAACATCTTACCTGAGACTCGAtccatttagaaaacaaatcttatttttttgtccaaactcattttttgagcatatattttttgtccaagctcTCTCATTTTTTTGATGGACCTTCGAGTCTAGACGGATGacctatgtaacaccccaacccGTATCTCTTGCCGGAAccaggttacggagcattaccggagtttacagatcaaacaaacagaaatttcaaacatttcatatcatcaaaacaagtcatcaaagcatcattttaatccaaattataaacatattaaatccaaatcaattttgcctagttcatgagcacttaaacatagaattaagttcacatgcacctatctagatttagaataaaatatggGGTTCATATCCTATCCAAAAATGGGATATTTATGCATTTATATGCATTGTATGTAGCCCACCGGCACTTGTTATAGtaaattaagaataataattttttttatttaaaaaaaaacaatagtgAATGTTACTTGTGAAGTTGGTGGAGTAGACTCGGATCGAAAATTAATCGATATATCAATTCgaaaaaagagattaaatcgtgctaattctaatttttcaagtattttgatataagaaaaagtatattaaaaattcCCTACTTAACTCtgcaaaaattgtttataagtccttaaaattattttcaaagtgttggacaaaataaattattaaaaagccTTGAATtaacttatttgtaaaagttcagCTAGAGAGTTCCAAACGACGATTCAACGATGAACATACCTTGAATACAAGTCGATATGACGATCAGTGTCGGAAATAGGAGAATAGaattatttggattttggttaaaattgttttcattaaaaaaaataaactgttGAAGAGAAAGGGAATGAGAGCTTTCAATTGGTGTAGACAATGCGAGTAGAGAAGGCCATACAACAACGAATTTAACAACTCAATGACTTACatgaaaattttcgaatagttcaataactttttataactttttgaaattaattgatcaaaacataaatttaccaATAGTTTCGTGACCTTAAGTTTACCATTCATACGTAAAACATATatttgtcattattttttttaaacattattctCAGTATAAGTTCATAtaatatctgttctttttgatacaatgcttaAAACTATTCATAGCCCATCCTCAACACgtaaataaggaaataatgtGTTTTAGCGCACTCGAATCTACATTCTCCTCAACACgtaaagattattatttttaacgtGGCTCCAATAATGTCAAAAAGCAAATGCATGATgtaacatataattaatattaaaataaattatgacaGCGCCTCAATTGGAATAGCTTGAAAATAAACAGTGAAAAATTAGTCACTAATCACTAATTACATGTGATGTGATTTGGTCGGCTACttttcaaacatattaatataaaataattctgactttattttattttattttaagaaaatcaaaattatggACATTTCcatgttttttattaatttgagaGGAAGGTGTAAATATATTAGGCAcatgttgaaattaaaataataatattaataatttcatcaattttaagagattaaacagattttttttcatattttgaaagccgaaatgtaattttactatggattaacttataattttctttaaaaagtattcaacaaaaattttctaattttgggGTGACCAAAACCCCTGCCTACCTCTACCTTCGCCTcagaataatattaaaaaaaattcatatccaCTACAGTTAATAttgaattagtttttttaattatataaataatataaaaattagtatcTGATGCACTATCAacgagaaattattttataaacccTCCTCATTACATCATTCATTGTCCCTTTCTAATTGTTTAatacatttcaacaatttttttcacGTCATTGATGCATAactttggtaatttttttaccctGAACTCGAACCTCGAACCCTGAAGAATTTGAGTTCGAGATTCAAAgtaaataattacaaaagaaTTATGAATAATGTGATGGAAAGggtctataaaataatttctcattcATACCTCAAATTTGAAAGCAAAGTATGTCGTTATCAAAGACTTATTGtaccaatttaataaaatctattaaacaaTAGTTACTAAGTCCTCCAATaactataatttaatcaaaGACTTATTGtaccaatttaataaaatctagTCATCGTTtgataattttcaaacaaatctattaaataattatgaatCAATTTTGacaattctattcaattcagtccaataaAAGCTAATCAGCAATGTtgtacaattaaaataaaacttttttttccaattttaataCCAATTAATTACATTCACAAAATGTGATTGAATTTTCAAGGTGGTAGGcaattaagaattaaaaaaaaaaatcaacaacacTTTTTCAAATTATTGTTAACGTTTTTGATTCGAGTTTCGtggatgaaaaaatattaatgttaaaagaatttgtttttatttaaagtttgatCTGACTTGACTTTAAATTTAGTGAGATATTTATAGGTGTTTAATATGATGAAGTTTCCTTCATTTGACCaatgtcatacgtgttgatctGGTCCTATATTCGAATTTAGTGGTTCAGTTCGCATTAACTGGGGGAGTAAGTTAGCAAATTCATTCGAGCTTCGATTTTTATCTAGACTAACTAAATCATCAACGCCTTTCAAGGGTGAAGTTAGGAAATTGTTTTAGGCaaccaaaaatgaataaaattttttggggtaaaagtacagttttattattatactaactTGTGATTTCCTAAAAACTAAAAGGACTATATAagcaattttttaattttattttgggggCAAGACTAGAgctgctcatgggccgggcggcctggcccagcccgacggcccgcccgaaatatgagagggttcgggtaaaaatataggcccgaaatatgggtttgggcctCGGGCAgtacttttttggcccgagtccggcccgacccggcccgaatataataaatatatttattttttatttttaaaatatttttaaaatacttattttttttaaaaaaaattttggtgtttatttaaaaaatgggccgggccgggccgagatcgggcttatgattttcttcctgggccgggcctggacaaaatttcaggcccatgtTTCGGGCCCGGGCATAAGACAAGGGCCAAAatttttctgggcccggcccggcccatgagcacctctaggcAAGACTAGAACTTACTTCTACCCTCTGCCTTTGACACTTTTGGGAgctgataaaagaaaaaatcttcaACACTTTTTTGGATCTGTTGGAAAGGTCTTTGATTCCAGCTTTgtggataaaaaaataatgttaaaagagAGTTTTGACTTGATTCTAGATTTAGTTAAAATTCAATGTGATTACGGGATACCGAGAGTCTTATAGTAAATTACAATTGTAAATCGTTGCCTTTtgagtaaattttaaaagtctaTTGCAGGACTCAAATCGTGGTTTCCTCATTCGTTTTACGGTCTGAGATTAAAATTGTTCAAGCCGAAATGGTGTTAAGGTAAAGCCTTTCAACAATGATGGCTCCAAGATTCAAACTTGGTTCAAATGTTGAGAAAGAAGTCCATTGTCACTCTTTCTAACCACTTGTTGGTATACATTTTAACTAGGGGTGATATCAATTTGATTTGGCCgggtttttttagattttttaaaatgccCGTCAAAATTTGGTTCGGCTCGGTGTAGTTCTCagttttttcatattatttttttttgaatttttagacttattttgacaatgtttgaaaaaaattcaatgtcgtttcataaatatttctaaagaacaacaatttcaagaattttcaaattattttcactattaaataaaaaatagaattcagTTCGGTTTCGCGTAACTacaatttttgaatttacattCCATAAACTGTCCAAACACCTCGACTCGagttgattttcaattttcaagtcTCGACCTTAATTTTaacacattaaatttaaatcatctATGTACTACATACATGTATTTgcaatttgattatgttttaaatatgctcGGTATTagatattatattgtatttaacaCCTAATTTGACAATTTAACAGACCAAATGCTCAAACTGATATAATACCCATATTCTAAGGATATAATTAGAACATTTTGAAATTCAGAGACCAATTAAAAATCTGAACAATAGTTTGAGGACATTAAGTGAAATTATCCcgaatattaatttaataaaataaaattccgACAGGACCAGGAACCGGTTTGGGTTCGACACGTGGTCGAGGTTAGTGTAGAACACAAGTTAGTGCCGTCGTGGTATCCACTTCGttccatttttatgattttttttattctcaaaaaactcaaaattcatcgatcttttttttattttttattttcgatcATCAACTTCAATCTACACATGAATCATCAACGGAAACCCAATGATTTCTCTGAAGCTATTGCAGCAGATTTGGGCACTTCAAACCCTGAAtccaggttttttttttgaattttttaaaattattttgtttaaatttgtgTCCTTTCCTGTTTATTTCGCTGTTGAATTTTCATTCGTTATTGtttatgaatttgttttaattaaatgaaagtgactaccagtttttttttttcttttttcttttgcttttttgtgggttatttgttgatgttaatggtttattgtttattttgcagACAAAGGCTAGAAATGGAAGCTGAGGATCCGATAGCTGCAAGGAAAGTTCAAAAGGCTGACCGTGAAAAACTGAGGAGGGATAGATTGAATGAGCAGTTTCTTGAATTGGGAAACACACTTGGTAACGTATGTATGTGAACTACCAAATGCTGAAGTTCAATGCCATGtcatatgtatgtatgtatgtatgtatgtatgtatgtatgtgtgtatgtgtgtatgtgtgtatgtgtgtatgtgtgtatgtgtgtatgtgtgtgtgtgtgtgtgtgtgtgtatgtgtgtatgtatgtatgtatgtatgtatgtatgtatgtatgtatgatgCATTAGAAAGTTAGATATAGTTTTATTGAATGCAAGCAGTTTACATGGTTATTAACAGAGAAAATCGTGTTCGGGTTCGGAATGTCTTGTAATTTGTTTCATGTTTTGAGCATTCGGCGCATATGTATGAGTTAAAACGTTTAAAAGTATATGAACTACCAAATTCTGAAGTTAAATGTGCAGTCAttcatgtatgtatgtatgtatgtatgtgtgtttGTATGCATGTTTATTGATGCTTGTCTGATGCATTCGGAAGTTAGATATCATTGTATTGATGCTAGCAGTTTACTCGGCTATTAACAAGAATAATCGTGTTCAAGTTCCAAGCTGCTGGTAATTTGTAAATGTCTTGTAATTTGTTTCATGTTTTGAGCATTATGAATGCTTTGTCTGATGCATAAGAGAATTAGATATTGTTGTATCGATGCAAGTAGTTTACGTGGCCATTAACATGAATAATCATGTTCGAGTTTGGAATATCGGTGAATATCTTGTAATTTGTTTCATGTTTTGAGAACATAACACGTAAACGAGTTAAACGTTTAAAAGTATTGCTTACAAGAGTGAATAGAACCGATTCGTGAAGTTCGGAAATGTCTAAGGATGTCACAGTGAGTTAGGAGTTAGGAGTTAGGACATTTGATTGCAGCTTTTGTTTCGTTTTTCCTCTGATCTAGACTGCTGTCTACTCCCTCTTTCTTCCGAAAACATTGGTTTTATTATAGTTGGATAGACGTATTCAAACTTGGTTTACGTGAATTTGTTCTGCGTGTTTGAATTTTCTGATCTTGCTAGTTCCCGATGCTCTTTTTTTGCTAATGCAGACCCAGATAGGCCTAAGAACGATAAAGCAACCATACTCGTCGGCGCAATCCAAATGCTAGAGGATTTAACTGCAGAAGTCAAAAGGCTAAAAGCTGAGCGTTCATCACTAACCGAAGAATCACGTGAGGTGACattgttttaatattgaaaCCCATAGATTACAGCCCCGAGTTCCTATTGTtgcttacttttcttttttttgtttccgGAACAGCTGACTCAAGAGAACAATGAGCTGAGAGAAGAAAAGGCTTCTGTGAAAGCTAATATCGTAAACCTAACTGTTCAGTATCAGCAAAGACGTATGATGATGTTTCCTTGGACCGGTATCGACTCTTCAAGTGTTATGGCTCCACCTTATCCATATCCAGTTCCTTTGCCTGTCACTACAGGCCCAATAGTAATGCATCCCTCGCTGCAACCATATCCGTTTTTTGGAAATCATAACCCAGGTGCTATTAACAATCCCTGTTCAACGTTCATGCCATATTCAACCATGACAAGCAACCCTCTGATCGAACAGCCATCATCCCAATATACATCATCGTCCCACACTTCTAGTAAAAGGGATTCCAAAAGCAAATTGGCGGATCACCAAAGAGGAAGTAATAGAGAGAGTAATGGTTCCAACGACGTGAGGACGAAACTCGAACTGAAAAATCCCGGATCATCAACAAACGAGGTTCGGTTTATCATTCCACAACGCATGTTATAACATAACAGATGCTGAAAACTAATATCATCCGATTGTCATATGTAGGATTTATCTGCCAGAAAAAAGAAAGGcaaggaagaaaaaaaggatAGAACAAATGGTTGCTCGTTGAACTGTTACTCTTCGTCTCAAGATCTTAAAGATAGTTCTTCTAACAGTGTGAATGATGTTTCGAAGTCCAACAAGTGAAACAATTCTTTTGCATTCACTTTTCCGGTGATTTCGGTTGCTTGCATAACAAGGTAATATGTTTATACTATGATACACCTTTGGAGGCTCCTGAACTAGGAGTAggattgcattttgtctcaTTTACtcaaaatgggcaaattagtccatgCACATGAAAGCAAAAAGCAAATtggtctttttgttaaaaattctatgtatttctactattaaaaactgttCATTGTATGTCAGCACGAGGTACACTGTCAAGTTATTCCGTCAACTAtgtcagtttttaacaatacaaatggatgaaatttttaacagaaatgattGATTTGCTTTTTGATTTCACGTGCATGaactaatttgtccattttttgtGAAGtggcaaaatgcaatttgactatTAACATAGGGGCCTCCATGGGTATTTTTACCCCAAATGGCATTTGGACAACATTTCTATATAtgacttgaaaattataattaattgactatGAGCATTGTAAATTTCATTTGGTCAAAATGTGCCGCAAGTCCATGTACTTTTAGAAAGTtagaaatttagtctctatatttttattttatggaatTTAGTCTCTCTGCTTTTAAGAACCAAGAACTCCAGTATCGAACTCAAGTAGAATATTGAAGCGAAATTTAGGTACCAGATTGGACAAAAAAATGCTAAGTACCAAAGTGAATATTAAAGCAAAGCTCAGGTACCAAATAATATTGTGACTCTTTTTAATTGTTTCTTTTGGGATGATTGAAGCAAGTACAAGCAGATTAAGTTAAAAGCCTCAACACTGCAATTATTGCAGTAATAGTTTTGTTAGTTGTGGAGGatcattaattatttagattaattaatgacGTTGTAAAGTAGAGgatcaaaatcataattttagcaTGAGAGGGaccaaaaccataatttaaccttaaaagGCTAGTATAAACAAGACAATAAATTGGGATGCACCATATTCTtcattgataaattattttatagtcaCATATAGGCATAACAAGATTATACCCAACCAAAGAAAATGTACATCGAATGACCATATACATAGAGCTACCCACAACCAGAGCCAACATCGAACAAAACTCGAAGTCGAAAAGGGTCCTACAATGCTTGATGACTGGTAGATGTAGACACGCTCGGGGTCCGGTATAGATACCAGGCAAGCACAAAAATCGGGGAAATGCTCCATTTTTCTTGCTctcgttttcattttttaatctACAACTTCTGAGTATTCCGATTACCGGATGGACTAGATACGTTCCGTGAACCCATGCTAGCAGTTCGTAAAAGCCGTCGGAATTCTGAAAGGCTTATTTTTCCATCTTTGTCAATGTCAGCCTCCTCAAGTAAAGGGTCGATGGAACCTCTTAATCCCGTGTGCTACAAAATGATTGCACAGTGCAAGTAAGAGAACATAACTATTATGgggtgaaagtattatggaagtCTTTATATTAGGagtcaaattatattttgcTCCTACTAATAAAAcgggcaaattagtcccttaTACGTCAGTTCAAATAGCATATtgatcatttctattaaaattttcatccatgcTGACGAAATAATCAGATAGTGATACGTGGCATGCCACATGTGCATCATGCTGATGTACaatgaccaatttttaacagtagaaatggatgaaattaaaataggaccaatttgctcttggATTTGACATATATGtactaatttgtccattttttgaaTAGAGAGGGCAAAATGTATTTCGACTCCTATTACAAGGACCTCTATAGAACTTTTACCCCATTATGATGGTATCATTCTTTGTAAAATGTTTCAATATAAAAACACTTTTGCAAGCAATAACCTCGGCTTCCTGAACGCTAGGATGCCCTAAATATGTG includes the following:
- the LOC105787476 gene encoding transcription factor bHLH121 translates to MIFFILKKLKIHRSFFYFLFSIINFNLHMNHQRKPNDFSEAIAADLGTSNPESRQRLEMEAEDPIAARKVQKADREKLRRDRLNEQFLELGNTLGNVYPDRPKNDKATILVGAIQMLEDLTAEVKRLKAERSSLTEESRELTQENNELREEKASVKANIVNLTVQYQQRRMMMFPWTGIDSSSVMAPPYPYPVPLPVTTGPIVMHPSLQPYPFFGNHNPGAINNPCSTFMPYSTMTSNPLIEQPSSQYTSSSHTSSKRDSKSKLADHQRGSNRESNGSNDVRTKLELKNPGSSTNEDLSARKKKGKEEKKDRTNGCSLNCYSSSQDLKDSSSNSVNDVSKSNK
- the LOC105787474 gene encoding chaperone protein dnaJ 11, chloroplastic; translation: MLSSLYISTSLSVSPISPPSTSRSKFRPPRSAATYTSQQQKGSTNGYLSRQGMATCTSLYEVLGIPVGASNEEIKSAYRRLARVCHPDVAAIDRKDSSADEFMKIHAAYSTLSDPQKRAVYDSKLVWRNQRPLTSVSRVSGYRGSSWETDQCW